From one Acidobacteriota bacterium genomic stretch:
- a CDS encoding DUF1275 domain-containing protein — protein sequence MPLFYLRRLTGSQRSEKANRHLARYLAFIAGATNAGGLLAVGHYTSHMSGIISTMADDFALTRMQFVLDGFVSVLSFLTGAFLTTLLVRWARSRQFESEYALPLIIEAGMLIAFGARGRIFTGGRAMDIIVLLCFTMGLQNAIISKISDSVIRTTHLTGMVTDIGIALGRIISRQYKDDPGGIDAPHEWSKLRLLGSLIVLFFVGGVVGALGFKYVGFLFTLPLAAILVLLAAVPVVDDLNRTRHPAV from the coding sequence ATGCCCCTCTTCTACCTGCGTCGTCTCACCGGAAGCCAGCGTAGCGAAAAGGCAAACCGCCACCTCGCACGATACCTGGCGTTTATTGCCGGTGCGACGAATGCAGGCGGCCTGCTGGCTGTGGGGCACTACACGTCGCACATGTCGGGCATCATCTCTACGATGGCCGACGATTTTGCGCTGACCAGGATGCAGTTTGTGCTCGATGGCTTCGTCTCCGTGCTGTCCTTCCTCACAGGCGCATTTCTAACGACGCTGCTGGTGCGCTGGGCGCGCTCGCGCCAGTTTGAGAGCGAGTACGCGCTGCCGCTCATCATCGAAGCAGGCATGCTGATCGCCTTCGGGGCAAGGGGCAGAATCTTTACCGGCGGCCGCGCGATGGACATCATCGTTCTTCTCTGCTTTACGATGGGGCTGCAGAACGCCATCATCTCCAAGATCTCCGACTCGGTGATTCGGACCACGCACCTCACCGGCATGGTCACAGATATCGGGATCGCGCTGGGTCGTATCATCAGCAGGCAATACAAAGACGACCCCGGCGGAATCGATGCACCGCATGAGTGGTCGAAGCTGCGTCTGCTGGGCTCGCTGATCGTTCTCTTTTTCGTTGGCGGCGTCGTCGGCGCGCTCGGGTTCAAGTACGTCGGCTTCCTGTTCACCCTGCCGCTCGCGGCGATACTAGTTCTGCTCGCGGCCGTGCCCGTGGTGGATGACCTCAACCGCACACGCCACCCCGCCGTTTAA
- the aspS gene encoding aspartate--tRNA ligase, which yields MPYFAQHLANLPYPSYNRNIVTLDFLGTLQRTHKCGELRVEQDGNDVVLMGWVNRRRDHGNLIFLDLRDRTGITQVVLDKEVSSEAHAKAETARSEYVVAVVGRVRKRGEGLDNPNMPTGAIEVVAKELLLLNEAKTPPFSPAEDAIANEEVRLKYRYLDLRREQMQKNFALRHRVARAIREYLSENGFLEIETPFMTRSTPEGARDYLVPSRVHTGEFYALPQSPQIFKQILMISGFDRYFQIARCFRDEDLRADRQPEFTQIDLEMTFPRQETVFRVVEGFLKAAFATAGITLPEGQFLEMSYDDAIRKYGIDKPDMRLPAMAELTDDLTPALRETLKIEQKLPVLGFIIPKAGGLSGTERKKLLSEVRANFGESGLDLLDTERLKTNETFAPLAAAIEAKLGVNNPTLRDETAKDGAPDLLVVVTPKLGTPEKWNYDPQWIYKRVGALRLQLAQKFADKHKLFEQTGTANDFKFLWVTDFPMYEWDEEAKTWNAAHHPFTSPHEDDIKSGALFNDKGAVRALAYDIVLNGTELGSGSIRIHRKDVQAEIFRSLGMSDEEAKQRFGFFLDALEYGTPPHGGIALGVDRIVMILAGASSLREVIAFPKTAKAIDLMVDAPSPATEQQLKELHLKIAPRS from the coding sequence ATGCCGTATTTCGCCCAACATTTAGCCAATCTGCCTTACCCTTCGTACAATAGAAACATCGTGACACTCGACTTTTTAGGTACTTTGCAGCGCACCCACAAGTGCGGCGAGCTCCGTGTGGAGCAGGATGGTAACGACGTTGTTCTGATGGGGTGGGTCAACCGGCGGCGCGACCACGGCAATCTCATCTTCCTCGACCTGCGCGACCGCACCGGCATCACGCAGGTGGTTCTCGACAAAGAGGTTTCGAGCGAGGCACATGCCAAGGCCGAGACTGCCCGCTCGGAGTATGTCGTCGCCGTTGTGGGTCGCGTGCGCAAGCGCGGCGAAGGGCTCGACAACCCGAACATGCCCACCGGCGCGATTGAGGTCGTCGCCAAGGAGTTGCTGTTGCTGAACGAGGCGAAGACGCCTCCCTTCTCGCCCGCCGAAGATGCGATTGCCAACGAAGAGGTGCGGCTGAAGTACCGCTACCTCGACCTGCGCCGCGAGCAGATGCAGAAGAACTTCGCGCTGCGCCACAGGGTCGCGCGCGCGATCCGCGAGTACCTCTCCGAGAACGGCTTCCTCGAGATCGAGACGCCGTTCATGACGCGCTCCACCCCTGAGGGTGCGCGCGACTACCTCGTACCGAGCCGCGTCCACACCGGCGAGTTCTACGCTCTGCCGCAGTCGCCGCAGATCTTCAAGCAGATTCTGATGATCTCGGGCTTCGACCGGTATTTTCAAATTGCGCGCTGCTTCCGCGACGAAGACCTCCGCGCCGACCGCCAGCCCGAGTTCACGCAGATCGACCTCGAGATGACCTTCCCCCGGCAGGAGACGGTCTTCCGCGTCGTCGAAGGCTTTCTGAAGGCGGCGTTCGCGACCGCAGGCATCACGCTGCCCGAAGGCCAGTTCCTCGAGATGAGCTACGACGACGCCATCCGCAAATACGGCATCGACAAGCCCGACATGCGCCTGCCCGCGATGGCCGAACTTACTGACGACCTGACGCCCGCGCTGCGCGAGACGCTGAAGATCGAGCAGAAGCTGCCTGTGCTCGGCTTCATCATCCCAAAGGCCGGTGGCTTGAGCGGCACCGAGCGCAAGAAGCTGCTGAGCGAAGTCCGCGCCAACTTTGGCGAAAGTGGTCTCGACCTGCTCGACACCGAGCGCCTGAAGACGAACGAGACGTTCGCTCCGCTGGCTGCGGCGATCGAAGCGAAGCTGGGAGTGAACAATCCCACCCTTCGCGATGAGACCGCGAAGGATGGGGCACCCGATCTGTTGGTCGTCGTGACGCCGAAGCTCGGCACGCCGGAGAAGTGGAACTACGATCCGCAGTGGATCTACAAGCGCGTCGGCGCGCTGCGTTTGCAGCTGGCGCAGAAGTTCGCCGACAAGCACAAGCTCTTTGAGCAAACCGGCACGGCGAACGACTTCAAGTTTCTCTGGGTCACCGACTTCCCCATGTACGAGTGGGACGAGGAGGCGAAGACCTGGAACGCGGCGCACCATCCCTTCACCTCGCCGCACGAGGACGACATCAAGTCGGGCGCGCTGTTCAACGACAAGGGCGCGGTGCGCGCGCTGGCCTACGACATCGTGCTCAACGGCACGGAGTTGGGCTCGGGTTCGATCCGTATCCACCGCAAGGACGTGCAGGCTGAGATCTTCCGCTCGCTCGGCATGAGCGACGAGGAGGCGAAGCAGCGCTTCGGCTTCTTCCTCGACGCGCTGGAGTACGGCACGCCTCCGCACGGCGGCATCGCGCTCGGCGTCGACCGCATCGTGATGATCCTCGCAGGAGCAAGCAGCCTGCGCGAGGTCATCGCCTTCCCCAAGACGGCCAAGGCGATCGACCTGATGGTCGACGCGCCAAGCCCTGCGACGGAACAGCAGTTGAAGGAGTTGCACCTGAAGATCGCTCCACGGAGCTGA
- a CDS encoding rhomboid family intramembrane serine protease, whose protein sequence is MPRSSQIPFALPSFSGAVRRLILLNIAVFFGLAVLHWVSVPAEGFLLTHLALRPVAVLHGEIWQLATYSLIQPGILSIIFSMLTLWFTGSLLEGSYGSRWLSELYWTSVIGGAVVASAISFTHVFGLRPDVGAVSAWAGIFGLLIAIAMVFGEQEFLLWFVLRIKAKYMVAVYILIAIAVLLKEADSFGALLQLSGALAGFLFVRFAPRRGIAFGFSERLYGVRNSYYRYKRRRAARKFEVYMRKQNREVHFDKDGRYIDPDELRRDPNDKRWMN, encoded by the coding sequence ATGCCTCGTTCCAGCCAAATCCCGTTTGCCCTGCCGTCCTTCAGCGGAGCGGTGCGAAGACTCATTCTGCTCAACATCGCGGTCTTCTTCGGCCTGGCGGTCCTTCACTGGGTGTCTGTCCCGGCGGAAGGTTTTCTGTTGACGCACCTGGCCCTGCGGCCGGTCGCCGTGCTGCACGGAGAGATCTGGCAACTGGCAACCTACTCGCTGATTCAGCCCGGCATTCTCTCGATCATCTTCAGCATGCTGACGCTGTGGTTTACGGGGTCGCTGCTCGAGGGGTCCTATGGCAGCCGATGGCTCAGCGAGCTTTATTGGACGTCGGTGATCGGCGGCGCTGTGGTCGCCTCGGCGATCTCGTTTACGCATGTGTTTGGCCTGCGGCCCGATGTGGGCGCCGTCAGCGCCTGGGCCGGCATCTTCGGACTCCTGATCGCCATTGCCATGGTCTTCGGCGAGCAGGAGTTTCTGCTCTGGTTCGTGCTTCGCATCAAGGCGAAGTACATGGTCGCGGTCTACATTCTCATCGCGATTGCCGTGCTGCTGAAAGAGGCTGACAGCTTTGGCGCGCTCTTGCAGCTATCGGGCGCGCTGGCCGGCTTTCTCTTCGTGCGCTTCGCTCCGCGCCGCGGTATTGCATTCGGTTTTTCCGAGAGGCTCTATGGCGTTCGCAACTCCTACTATCGCTACAAGCGCCGCCGCGCCGCCCGCAAATTCGAGGTCTACATGCGCAAGCAGAACCGCGAGGTCCACTTCGACAAGGACGGCCGCTACATCGACCCCGACGAACTGCGGCGCGATCCAAACGACAAGCGCTGGATGAACTGA
- a CDS encoding molybdopterin-dependent oxidoreductase, which translates to MATDPRRDGIEARNAAVAAEAKRRARRSFIAAAAAAAAGGAGFVALMKSHTIGMLRAPLRRAEEFNRLLAEHVVGETALAKTYPLHKAVKRARVNGLGLRRDMDPESWRLQVAGLSPEVSAHPRFVSNLAAWKYRYSDEFVARTLELDGEAAFQPASTMKDNSTKDENPLIEVPERLPPAPGLLLTMDDLRALPFTEYATEFKCIEGWSDIMHFGGVRFRDFMEAFPPGRGPGGALPKYVAMTTTDGSYFSAFEIAAMVHPQTLLCYQMSGEDLLPAHGAPLRLSMPLKYGYKQIKQIGRITYTNTRPYEYWERFGYDWHGGI; encoded by the coding sequence ATGGCGACTGACCCTCGACGCGACGGCATAGAAGCGCGGAACGCCGCAGTTGCGGCTGAGGCCAAACGCCGCGCGCGCCGAAGTTTTATCGCCGCGGCAGCCGCCGCTGCGGCCGGTGGGGCAGGCTTTGTCGCGCTGATGAAGAGTCATACCATCGGTATGCTCCGGGCTCCCCTGCGCAGGGCCGAGGAGTTCAACAGGCTGCTTGCAGAACATGTCGTTGGCGAGACCGCGCTGGCGAAGACGTATCCTCTCCACAAAGCGGTGAAGCGCGCACGCGTCAATGGCCTCGGCCTGCGTCGCGACATGGACCCCGAAAGCTGGCGGCTGCAGGTTGCGGGTCTTTCGCCTGAGGTGTCGGCGCACCCCCGGTTTGTCAGCAACCTGGCGGCGTGGAAGTACCGCTACTCCGACGAGTTCGTCGCGCGGACGCTCGAGCTGGATGGAGAGGCTGCTTTTCAGCCGGCAAGCACGATGAAGGACAACTCCACGAAAGATGAAAACCCTTTAATCGAAGTGCCCGAGCGCCTTCCACCTGCACCTGGCCTTCTGTTGACCATGGACGACCTCAGGGCACTGCCCTTCACCGAGTATGCGACCGAGTTCAAGTGCATCGAAGGCTGGAGCGACATCATGCACTTCGGCGGCGTGCGCTTTCGCGATTTTATGGAGGCGTTTCCCCCCGGGCGCGGACCGGGCGGCGCATTGCCGAAGTATGTCGCCATGACGACGACGGATGGCTCCTACTTCTCCGCATTTGAGATTGCCGCAATGGTGCACCCGCAGACACTGCTCTGTTACCAGATGAGCGGCGAAGACCTCCTCCCCGCGCATGGAGCGCCGCTGCGCCTGTCCATGCCGCTCAAATACGGCTACAAGCAGATCAAACAGATTGGTCGAATCACTTACACCAACACGCGTCCTTACGAATACTGGGAGCGGTTTGGCTACGACTGGCACGGCGGAATTTAA
- a CDS encoding carboxypeptidase regulatory-like domain-containing protein, translated as MLCSLAGKAALVSSSLLAFTLAPGMLAVPAAAQQRGPVQRVVQGKVTDGANAALKGAVVYLKDGHTLSVKSFIADDQGEYRFGQLAQNTDYEIWAELNGKKSSVKTISSFDSKNQFYINLKIDK; from the coding sequence ATGCTCTGCTCCCTTGCCGGTAAAGCCGCTTTGGTCTCTTCGTCATTGCTTGCATTCACGCTCGCGCCCGGAATGCTTGCCGTCCCAGCAGCCGCGCAGCAACGCGGCCCGGTGCAGCGTGTGGTCCAGGGCAAGGTGACCGACGGCGCGAACGCCGCGCTGAAAGGGGCGGTCGTCTATCTGAAGGACGGCCACACGCTCTCGGTCAAGAGCTTTATCGCCGACGACCAGGGAGAGTACCGCTTCGGCCAACTGGCCCAGAACACCGACTACGAGATCTGGGCCGAGCTGAACGGCAAGAAGAGCTCGGTGAAGACCATCAGCTCCTTCGACAGCAAGAACCAGTTCTATATCAACCTGAAGATCGATAAGTAG
- a CDS encoding cytochrome b/b6 domain-containing protein, whose product MAGQDSALSTASLVPRSDLPTVLRIEERHSLAVRWMHWINFPLLAIMIWSGLMIYWADSIDLNILEHRVYRVGVGNFTLFRFFPDWFYNAFRLNNHFTRGLSFHALVMWPFAINGIAYLLFLAISGEWRRIVPGARDFRQLARTVWNDLLNREAAGHGETYNGAQRIAYTLVLMIGAISVISGIAIWKPTSLPFTTAMMGGYRAARLIHFWTTIAFCIFICVHLFQGLRAGWGRLQSIVTGFDIVAEPEANKPSLEAESVHGD is encoded by the coding sequence ATGGCGGGCCAGGACTCTGCATTAAGCACTGCTTCACTTGTTCCGAGAAGCGACCTCCCCACGGTGCTCCGCATCGAGGAGAGGCATTCGCTCGCCGTTCGCTGGATGCACTGGATCAACTTTCCGCTCCTGGCCATCATGATCTGGAGCGGCCTGATGATCTACTGGGCCGACTCGATCGACCTCAACATCCTCGAACATCGCGTGTACAGAGTGGGCGTTGGGAACTTCACGCTCTTCCGCTTCTTCCCTGACTGGTTCTACAACGCCTTCCGGCTGAACAATCACTTCACGCGCGGGCTTTCCTTTCATGCACTCGTCATGTGGCCGTTCGCTATCAATGGGATCGCCTATCTTCTGTTCCTTGCGATCTCTGGCGAGTGGAGACGGATCGTCCCCGGCGCGCGCGACTTCAGGCAGCTTGCGCGCACTGTGTGGAACGACCTGCTGAACCGCGAAGCGGCCGGGCACGGTGAGACGTACAACGGCGCGCAACGTATCGCCTACACGCTGGTGCTGATGATTGGTGCGATTTCTGTCATCAGCGGAATCGCGATCTGGAAGCCGACGTCACTGCCGTTTACGACTGCGATGATGGGCGGATACCGTGCTGCGCGGTTGATTCACTTCTGGACCACGATTGCATTCTGCATCTTCATCTGCGTTCATCTCTTTCAAGGTTTGCGTGCAGGTTGGGGACGGCTGCAATCGATCGTGACTGGTTTTGATATCGTCGCTGAGCCTGAAGCGAATAAACCTTCGCTGGAAGCCGAGAGCGTTCATGGCGACTGA
- a CDS encoding PIG-L family deacetylase translates to MERRGFFKMAAAAGFAGAAQAGAQSGTATQPPLIERATPGQPSKGKVFALITPHLDDGPIFAGGTVAKLLNEGYTGYFIRVSNDEKDSYNLTLGETVLANEQDAARFVEVAGLKKRYDLQYRNHGLDDVSRMEIRVRLIFLFRLLKVDTVLSYDPWGHYEENPDHYVTAQAVEAACWMSADHLDFPEQFEVGLKPQGVSEKYYFARGPQLVNRVVDIGPTLQQKVAYIKSCKNMITNMVRSTNDSLAARGMRVPAFAGGQDAANEAYIQAAFIERDKRVGAKYGLEYAEEFHYIGPDHSLDEYIRAHAERI, encoded by the coding sequence ATGGAGCGACGAGGGTTCTTTAAGATGGCTGCGGCTGCGGGTTTTGCCGGGGCAGCGCAGGCTGGAGCGCAGAGCGGCACCGCAACGCAACCGCCCCTCATCGAACGCGCCACTCCGGGCCAGCCCTCAAAGGGCAAGGTCTTCGCGCTGATCACACCGCATCTCGACGACGGCCCCATCTTCGCCGGTGGCACGGTGGCCAAGCTGCTCAACGAGGGCTACACCGGCTACTTCATTCGCGTAAGCAACGATGAGAAGGACTCCTACAACCTGACGCTGGGCGAGACCGTGCTGGCGAACGAGCAGGACGCGGCGCGCTTTGTCGAGGTGGCCGGGCTGAAGAAGCGCTACGACCTGCAATACCGCAACCACGGCCTCGACGACGTCTCGCGCATGGAGATTCGCGTTCGCCTCATCTTCCTCTTCCGCCTGCTGAAGGTGGACACCGTGCTGAGCTACGACCCCTGGGGCCACTACGAGGAGAACCCCGACCACTACGTCACCGCGCAGGCGGTCGAGGCGGCGTGCTGGATGTCCGCCGACCATCTCGACTTCCCCGAGCAGTTCGAGGTGGGCCTGAAGCCGCAGGGCGTCAGCGAGAAGTACTACTTCGCTCGCGGACCGCAGCTTGTGAACCGCGTCGTCGACATTGGCCCGACGTTGCAGCAGAAGGTCGCCTACATCAAGTCGTGCAAAAACATGATCACGAACATGGTGCGCAGTACCAACGACTCGCTGGCCGCTCGCGGTATGCGCGTCCCTGCATTTGCCGGGGGACAGGATGCGGCGAACGAAGCCTACATTCAGGCAGCGTTCATCGAGCGCGACAAGCGCGTCGGCGCAAAGTATGGCCTGGAGTACGCCGAGGAGTTCCACTACATCGGCCCGGACCACTCGCTGGACGAGTACATTCGCGCTCATGCTGAGCGCATTTGA
- a CDS encoding histidine--tRNA ligase — translation MAMIKAVRGTRDLLPPETELWNRVEATARSVFARYGFGEIRTPIFEATELFARGVGEETDIVSKEMYTWEDRGRAESDKGSSLTLRPENTAGVVRAYIEHHLDESGLLQKLFYIGPQFRRERPQRGRYRQFWQIGAEVLGPQFSGSDSALRDAEVLEMLATLLDELGVKGWRLALNSVGSADDRRRYSEALREALQPVKHKMCEDNQRRAETNPLRVLDSKDAHDQEIIDALPKIADFLGEDSRGHFEQVKAALDACGVPYTIEPRLVRGLDYYTRTTFEFTVPDGSGLGTQNALLGGGRYDGLSEMLGGPKAPGIGFAIGEDRLILTLLAQMEAKEPAKLDAFVAPMGVAQNPAALELARELRAAGLRIEVGDGSFRLRKSFETADKLAGKMIIVGEDEVNSGLFTVKNFARGEQEKVPRAELAAVLKG, via the coding sequence ATGGCGATGATCAAAGCAGTGCGGGGGACGCGGGACCTGCTTCCCCCTGAGACGGAGTTGTGGAACCGCGTCGAGGCGACGGCGCGGAGTGTCTTTGCGCGGTATGGCTTCGGCGAGATTCGCACGCCGATCTTCGAGGCGACCGAGTTGTTCGCGCGCGGCGTGGGCGAGGAGACCGACATCGTCTCCAAGGAGATGTACACGTGGGAGGACCGCGGGCGCGCCGAGAGCGACAAAGGGAGTTCGCTGACGCTGCGGCCGGAGAACACGGCCGGCGTGGTGCGCGCCTACATCGAGCACCATCTCGACGAGAGCGGCCTGCTGCAGAAGCTCTTCTACATCGGGCCGCAGTTCCGGCGCGAGAGGCCGCAGCGCGGGCGCTACCGGCAGTTCTGGCAGATCGGCGCCGAGGTGCTTGGGCCGCAGTTCTCGGGCTCGGACTCGGCGCTGCGCGACGCCGAGGTGCTGGAGATGCTGGCCACGCTGCTCGACGAGCTCGGCGTGAAGGGCTGGCGGCTGGCGCTGAACTCTGTCGGCTCGGCCGACGACCGCAGGCGTTATTCGGAGGCGCTCCGCGAAGCCTTGCAGCCTGTGAAGCACAAGATGTGCGAGGACAACCAGCGCCGCGCCGAGACGAATCCCCTGCGCGTGCTCGACTCCAAGGACGCGCACGACCAGGAGATCATCGACGCGCTGCCCAAGATCGCCGACTTCCTCGGCGAGGACTCGCGCGGGCACTTCGAGCAGGTGAAGGCCGCGCTCGATGCCTGCGGCGTGCCCTATACGATTGAGCCGCGCCTCGTTCGCGGACTCGACTACTACACGCGCACGACCTTCGAGTTCACCGTTCCCGATGGCAGCGGTCTGGGTACGCAGAACGCCCTGCTGGGCGGCGGCCGCTACGACGGTCTGTCCGAGATGCTGGGCGGGCCAAAGGCTCCCGGCATCGGTTTTGCGATCGGCGAAGACCGCCTCATCCTGACGCTGCTGGCCCAGATGGAAGCAAAGGAGCCCGCCAAGCTCGACGCCTTCGTCGCGCCGATGGGCGTTGCACAGAATCCTGCTGCGCTCGAACTTGCCCGCGAGCTGCGCGCCGCCGGGCTGCGGATCGAGGTCGGCGACGGCTCCTTCCGCCTGCGCAAGTCCTTCGAGACCGCCGACAAACTGGCCGGCAAGATGATCATTGTCGGCGAGGACGAGGTGAACTCCGGCCTGTTTACGGTGAAGAACTTCGCCAGGGGCGAGCAGGAGAAGGTTCCGCGTGCGGAGCTGGCGGCGGTGTTGAAGGGCTGA